In the genome of Anabrus simplex isolate iqAnaSimp1 chromosome 6, ASM4041472v1, whole genome shotgun sequence, one region contains:
- the LOC136875685 gene encoding histone-arginine methyltransferase METTL23, with amino-acid sequence MSDGVTEQVKKFLFKSLINRGGESEVESLEVFIPEQLQASYSFYTWPSAPVLAWFLWEHRRELPGKHILELGSGTALPGIVAAKCGAAVTLTDSANLPKSLQHVKHCCEVNGLLPSQFRVLGLTWGLFLSSIFTLGPVDLILGSDCFYEPSLFEDIIVTVAYLLEKNPQARFLCSYQERSADWSIEHLLHKWHLQCEHIPLNNLGAGSGIDINTLMQDHTIHLLEITRI; translated from the exons ATGTCCGATGGAGTTACCGAGCAGGTGAAGAAGTTTCTgtttaaatcattaattaacagGGGCGGTGAAAGTGAAGTAGAATCCCTGGAGGTATTTAtacctgag CAATTGCAAGCCAGCTACAGCTTTTATACTTGGCCATCTGCTCCTGTGCTTGCTTGGTTTCTGTGGGAACATCGACGTGAATTGCCTGGCAAACACATTTTAGAGCTGGGATCTGGAACTGCCCTGCCAGGGATTGTTGCAGCGAAGTGTGGAGCAGCTGTCACACTAACAGATAGTGCAAACTTACCAAAGAGTTTACAACACGTCAAGCATTGCTGTGAAGTAAATGGACTTCTGCCAAGTCAGTTCCGGGTTTTAGGACTTACATGGGGTCTTTTTCTTAGTAGTATATTTACATTAGGTCCAGTTGATCTAATACTGGGTTCCGATTGTTTCTATGAACCATCACTTTTTGAAGATATTATTGTTACTGTTGCATATTTGTTAGAAAAGAACCCACAAGCTAGATTCCTTTGCAGTTACCAAGAACGAAGTGCAGATTGGTCGATTGAGCATTTATTGCATAAGTGGCATTTGCAGTGTGAACACATTCCTCTAAATAATTTGGGAGCAGGTTCTGGAATTGATATAAATACTCTCATGCAGGATCATACCATTCATCTATTAGAAATAACTAGAATTTAA
- the LOC136875687 gene encoding SRA stem-loop-interacting RNA-binding protein, mitochondrial-like, producing MAARAIHKLFVGNLPWTVGHRELKTYFSEFGHVVTASVVFDRNTGISRGYGFVIFSIQGGYENATNRQNHSLEGNTLSIQPASN from the coding sequence ATGGCAGCCAGAGCAATTCACAAACTTTTTGTTGGCAATCTTCCATGGACCGTCGGACATCGTGAACTGAAGACATACTTTTCAGAATTTGGGCATGTTGTCACTGCCTCTGTAGTATTTGATCGAAACACTGGAATATCTCGAGGCTATGGTTTTGTTATATTCAGTATTCAAGGTGGCTATGAAAATGCAACTAATCGGCAAAACCATTCTTTGGAAGGGAATACACTTTCAATTCAACCTGCTTCTAACTAG
- the anox gene encoding acyl-CoA-binding domain-containing protein 6, whose amino-acid sequence MAEGGMEDLSLALPEIFERAANHIRNLVANLESRQLLELYAYYKQAKEGPCNAPRPYWYELQAKQKWDAWNALGDMDQETAMKHYITVITEIDPDWDYIQSEESNAASYKGTAGWVSVSCMSNTDDFLADNDKTIFDWVKEGNIDKVLEYAKSSNGVKFVNIPDAEGMGLIHWAADRGNIMLLKCLVSDLKADINLKDEDGQTALHYAASCGHADVVNYLLNCGADPNIRDGDGLLPVDVATDGEVEKAFRTFTMSV is encoded by the coding sequence ATGGCGGAAGGTGGAATGGAAGATTTGTCTCTTGCTCTTCCAGAGATTTTTGAGAGAGCTGCTAATCATATAAGAAATCTTGTTGCAAATTTGGAAAGCAGGCAACTTTTAGAATTATATGCCTATTATAAGCAGGCTAAAGAGGGCCCATGTAATGCACCACGTCCATACTGGTATGAATTGCAAGCGAAACAGAAATGGGATGCGTGGAATGCCCTGGGGGACATGGATCAAGAAACTGCAATGAAGCATTACATCACTGTTATAACTGAAATTGATCCAGACTGGGATTATATTCAGTCAGAGGAAAGTAATGCAGCCTCTTATAAAGGCACTGCTGGTTGGGTTTCTGTTAGTTGTATGTCAAACACAGATGACTTTTTAGCAGATAATGATAAAACAATTTTTGATTGGGTTAAAGAAGGCAATATTGACAAAGTATTGGAATATGCAAAAAGTTCGAATGGAGTAAAGTTTGTTAATATCCCTGATGCAGAAGGGATGGGTCTTATTCATTGGGCTGCAGATAGAGGAAATATTATGCTTTTGAAATGTTTAGTGAGTGACTTAAAAGCTGATATCAACCTGAAGGATGAAGATGGCCAGACAGCTTTACATTATGCTGCTTCTTGTGGGCATGCTGATGTTGTGAATTACCTACTTAATTGTGGTGCTGATCCTAACATAAGAGATGGAGATGGGTTGCTCCCAGTTGATGTCGCTACTGATGGAGAAGTAGAAAAGGCCTTTCGTACTTTTACTATGTCTGTTTAG